The genomic DNA gactcagatgtggctgtgacatggcgtggagcagactcagacgtggctgtgacatggcgtggagcagactcagacgtggctgtgacatggcgtggagcagactcagacgtggctgtgacatggcgtggagcagacacagacgtggctgtgacatggcgtggagcagacacagatgtggctgtgacatggcgtggagcagactcagacgtggctgtgacatggcgtggagcagactcagacgtggctgtgacatggcgtggagcagactcagacgtggttgACTCGGAAGCTGGAACCGGGATTGAGAGTGGAGGATCCTCTGTAGCAAGTGTGTCGAGTAttagcctcacatattcctcccacatGTAATCTCCGgagtctggcaattccctccactggcgtgTAGTGAGTCCAATCTTGTAAATGGATTTGAGAGTGGCATCATCAAATCCAGTGTGGACAGCAATGGTGGAAAAAAATGGGAAAACTCCCTTATAGACAAGTCCGCCTGGCTTAATTCAGTGAAgtaagctgctagatccattttgcggtcagttgttctgtaacgtttgACATAACATTAGGAAGGAAGtaacgagagctggatctaagtgCGGCTAAAAAGAGTTTAATGAAGTGaagtaaacaaagtacaaaataacggggaaaacacaggaacaaaagaaacatccccgatgggaaaacacaggaacaaaggaaacattcaggaagggcactggtcatacacaggaggtcaaaactcataacaactgacaaagaacaagcaaacaacagggcattatatacacaaagactaatgagttaatgaaacacaggtgaggacaatcaaggacagctggcagtgatgagggcagggaattatgggaaatgtagtccgggaggaaccgatgacaggggagaaacacaaggcaaacaatagTGAATCATAACACCCCTTAAGTATACATAACACATAACTATAAGCACACACATGCAATCATTTATAGTACaagaatttacagtaaacattCTAATATTAAGCATGTAACTGGTTCAAATGTCAAAAGTCAAGGCACATAGTTACATACATTCcaagaaaatgtaaattgataTAGAAAGGAAATTTTGTACAGCCCCATTGTTTCTATTTTTCATCCATTAGTGGTTGGTCTAGACTACGGTAtgtacacatgtacacaacaaTTAACCTTGTACATTTATCAAGaaaaattttcatttaataacTTAACTTTTCAATCTACAAAAAAACGGTATTTAGCACTGATGAAGGGGTAAACCCGAAAACGTTTTGCTGCTGCACTTGGtactttttttgctatttttttttttactctgtcaGGGCCTCTGTATAAATAAATTGATGTGAGATTTAGCCCATTTTTGAGTGCGGATTCATTATTTCTCCCCTTTGCATATATTTGGATACACACCAGGATAATTGGATTATATCTTTGTATACCTGTAATTGGACTGGTGTTTGGTGCAATGTTGTTTGCCACATTACATATTATTAATGAGCATATTCTTAGAATGTCACATTTTCAACTTTCCTTACAAACATATGACATGCGGAAGCCTCCAACAGGGGAGAGACAGAAACAAGATATAGAGCTGCGTACACAGACCTCAAAACTTGGGGTACATTACACGATGAccgtaacaatcaacagataaatggtgtaaataaacttgcaaacagtggaaaccatgcaagctcattcatTATTTGagcccggtgcatgctgggaacaccagcttcaaaaagctaagtaaaatgtacttaatttatttaccagtgaaatgtactcaaattaacAAATTGATATTGACAAAGTTTTCAACTTTAGGATTGATAGATGATGATGCCTTGTAAAGATAACAATTAATCATGAAAAGTATTTACTTATAGGGCAGCACGATTATGACGAAAATCATAATTGCCTTTGATACtgttattgtgattattatttcaattaatagaatttacactAAAATAATTCTTTTGTGTGGGGCAGTTGTATGCCATAGTCTTTATATAGGCTATGCATCAAAACAACTTGAGAAATAAGTTCCTgaattgctttaatattttaattgcatataaaacaaaaggttattcacattttgaataaattgtaCACTGTAGAATTTAGATTGTGAGCCTTTAGACTCATTTAAACACATCAGATTTGCctctgcattcatgcacacaacgATCCGAGAAATATGttgtaaatataacattttgggAGTACACCTAAATAGAATgttgtaattgacacttttcacgattataTAATTgtgacagctgtaattgtaattttgattctttttttgattaattgtgcagcccagtttactagagcattcatttttacttgttttaatgtagaattgatttcatgttttcaggttcacacttaaactaacttattcaatgtagaaagtactttatcttttctgctatattacTTCATCAcaaaaactaaaatcatgtcttcTGAACCACTAAAATTGgtttgggggagaaacagatcaaaatatagtCAATGTAAACATACGGTATCGCTTCAGTAgacatggattacatttatgctgcctttatgtctttttttttggcgcttggaaatgtttttcctttatGAATGTcacctgaattaaataaataactatcaggcgatattattgaattctgctTTTAGAACTGATTCTGACTGCAGAACTCATTCCTAATATCATTCCATAGTTATTCCATCTTTTAAAtggcttcaatgtagttagctactatTTGTTAGCAGCTTGTAGAGTAGCCTACtaccttttttttaaaagtagatTGACTGTAGGTTAActataaattatgagtagcttgaagCTTGGGAAACTACTGTTTCAAAGTTCCCCAAACTGATTTTCATGGTCTAAATGTTTCTCTGTTCTCTTTTAAACAGGGGGAAGTTGAAAAAATATGTAGTATGACCAGCAGAGGGAGACAAACATCAGTCTAATGACACATGGCCATTATTATAGAGGGACTACAAGGTGAATGCATGGATTGAGAGACGGATGGAGAAGTCACACTGGAGTATGGATGGAAAACATTTGGAATATATCCCACAGAATTTATCAAACTTCCTTGCCTATAgaatttgcattgcattttgcgtttacgcatttggcagacactttactCTGAAGTGACTAGTGGTGCATTTAATGTACACAATTTAttagtatgtatatatgtgtccTCCTAGgattcgaacccatgaccttggcattgccgGCACCATGCACTATGAGTTGAGCTACAAAAACTCTTTCACagttttggcagacacttttatccaaagtgacttgcagtATACTCAATGTGTACATTttatgtgtatgtacagtatgttccctgggaattgaactgACAACATTAGCGTTACGAGCATCATGCTTTGTCGTTTGAGCTACAGGAACGTTCCAACTGCCAGCttataatatacacacatacacattcctatttatttgtatttttttctcaaaatactGACAAAACTGTAAAGCTAAACACTCGTGATTTTAATTAGCCAGTAAATACGCGCACAGAATGACATCTCAGATAGCACTGGCTGTGACACTCTCCCTTCTAATTCTCCTGACTGTCAGTGGGAATATTTTGGTTTGTCTGGCTGTGTACGCAACGAAACGCCTGCGTAACGTCACCAACTGCTTCATTGTGTCGCTAGCAGTTACAGACTTTCTCCTGGGTGCCCTCGTGCTGCCATTTTCAACCCTCTACCAAGTTACAGGTGATTGGCCACTAGGTCCGCACTTCTGCAACATCTACGTCTCGTTGGACGTCATGCTATGCACCGCCTCCATCCTCAATCTCTTCGCCATTAGCTTGGACCGCTACTTCGCAGTCACCGCCCCACTGCACTACCCAATGCTGGTGCTTCCGTGGCGCGTCGGTGCGATATTAGCGGCAATCTGGCTAGTCTCAGTGGGCGTGTCATTTGTACCCATTCATCTGGGTTGGAATACAAGAGATTTGAGCGTACAAAATATACGAGAGAGCGACCCTGCACGAGACTGCCGCTTTGAGCTAAACCCAACATACGCGGTGGTCGACGCCTTTGCAACGTTTTACCTTCCCCTGCTGGCCATGTGCTGGAGTTACCACAGAGTATTTCGCATCGCACGGACACAGGCTAAAAGTATCATGTCTACGCAACGGGGACCAACTATATCATCGTCATCGACAGGGCTGACTATGCTAGCACTGCGTGAGCACAAAGCTACGGTGACACTAGCGGTAGTGCTTGGCGCTTTTTTGGTGTGCTGGTTCccgtattttacatttttcaccgTGATGGGGATACGAAATGAAGAGAACCCGCC from Myxocyprinus asiaticus isolate MX2 ecotype Aquarium Trade chromosome 22, UBuf_Myxa_2, whole genome shotgun sequence includes the following:
- the hrh2a gene encoding histamine receptor H2a: MTSQIALAVTLSLLILLTVSGNILVCLAVYATKRLRNVTNCFIVSLAVTDFLLGALVLPFSTLYQVTGDWPLGPHFCNIYVSLDVMLCTASILNLFAISLDRYFAVTAPLHYPMLVLPWRVGAILAAIWLVSVGVSFVPIHLGWNTRDLSVQNIRESDPARDCRFELNPTYAVVDAFATFYLPLLAMCWSYHRVFRIARTQAKSIMSTQRGPTISSSSTGLTMLALREHKATVTLAVVLGAFLVCWFPYFTFFTVMGIRNEENPPRTMQSVVLWLGYANSAVNPVLYATLNRDFRSAYIKLLCRRRCCKTGTRISVVKLEEELTNRHTPPLNRAGLQSRTCVLLQEIENGKIVDCNATTGATVTNIVNANKRP